One part of the Rothia sp. ZJ932 genome encodes these proteins:
- the manA gene encoding mannose-6-phosphate isomerase, class I gives MGELFKLKNQIQNYAWGSRTTLAQMRGVPVPTQDPEAEVWVGAHPSAPSIALLDGQEQGLDQLVEQDPQRFLVAERSNDAFPYLFKILAIDAPLSIQVHPTDEQAEEGFADENARGIALDAPHRNYKDRFSKPETVIAVSEVKILTGVRDAHQLDALASGFNLEWLQALLPAPTAKDLLTTIIQLDEDATVRAVDETVAAAAAYSGDERVLVKAAELVEMVAGKYPGDRGLLVALVMNYIELAPGESAFTPDGQVHAYLDGTAIELMNPSDNVMRAGLTPKHIDTDELIKILAVEQGSPEIQTPERITPGVATYAMWDQRLSVTRVQVREDAPIEFTFEGTSTLISTGGQVTITGAGQSFEITGTESVMHVGAPVTATITGTGDLYIAAHR, from the coding sequence ATGGGTGAATTGTTTAAACTAAAGAATCAAATTCAAAACTATGCGTGGGGTTCTCGCACGACCTTGGCGCAGATGCGCGGTGTTCCTGTTCCTACGCAGGATCCAGAGGCTGAAGTATGGGTGGGCGCGCACCCGTCAGCGCCCTCTATTGCTTTACTCGACGGTCAGGAACAGGGGCTAGACCAGCTTGTTGAACAAGACCCCCAGCGTTTTTTGGTTGCTGAACGCTCTAATGACGCTTTCCCCTATCTTTTCAAGATTCTTGCTATTGATGCGCCGCTTTCAATTCAGGTGCATCCTACTGACGAGCAGGCAGAAGAAGGTTTTGCCGACGAAAATGCCCGCGGTATTGCTTTAGACGCCCCTCACCGTAACTATAAGGATCGTTTTTCGAAGCCTGAAACTGTTATTGCGGTATCTGAGGTGAAGATTCTTACCGGCGTGCGTGATGCTCACCAGCTTGACGCGCTGGCGAGCGGTTTTAACCTGGAGTGGTTGCAGGCGCTGTTACCGGCACCTACTGCTAAGGATTTGCTGACAACCATTATTCAATTAGATGAGGACGCGACTGTACGTGCTGTTGATGAAACGGTAGCTGCCGCTGCTGCCTATTCCGGTGACGAGCGCGTCCTGGTTAAAGCCGCTGAGCTGGTGGAGATGGTTGCCGGTAAGTATCCCGGTGATCGCGGTCTGCTAGTGGCTTTGGTAATGAACTATATTGAGCTTGCTCCCGGTGAGTCAGCGTTCACCCCTGACGGTCAGGTACACGCCTACCTTGATGGCACCGCGATTGAACTGATGAACCCTTCAGACAATGTGATGCGCGCGGGTCTGACCCCCAAACATATTGATACCGATGAACTTATTAAGATTCTCGCGGTGGAGCAGGGTTCCCCCGAGATTCAGACTCCTGAGCGCATTACGCCGGGGGTTGCTACCTACGCTATGTGGGATCAGCGGTTGAGCGTGACTCGTGTGCAGGTGCGTGAGGACGCGCCGATTGAGTTTACTTTTGAGGGGACCTCAACCCTCATTAGCACCGGCGGTCAGGTGACTATTACCGGTGCGGGGCAGAGCTTTGAGATTACCGGTACTGAATCGGTCATGCATGTGGGCGCCCCCGTTACCGCCACGATTACCGGCACCGGCGACCTTTACATTGCCGCCCATCGGTAA
- the tmk gene encoding dTMP kinase: MHFTPATAPNAHTCPGSFIVFEGGDGSGKTTQIRLLADALRQKLKKVTVTREPGGTKIGEKLRALVLEHGNGEIDAHTEALIFAASRAAHAHQLIRPCIERGEVVLCDRYIDSSAAYQGAGRGLGIDTIVDLSRWATNDLTPDLTIVLDVPLAVSRERAGARGAADRMESESDDFHAALSDTFIQRAAADPARYVVIDATGTLDDVHLRVLDAVSAPLGLGA; encoded by the coding sequence TTGCACTTTACGCCCGCTACCGCCCCCAACGCCCACACCTGCCCAGGGTCTTTTATTGTTTTCGAGGGCGGCGATGGCTCAGGAAAAACTACACAAATACGTCTTCTCGCTGATGCTCTGCGCCAAAAACTGAAGAAGGTTACCGTCACCCGTGAACCCGGCGGCACCAAAATTGGCGAAAAATTGCGGGCACTAGTGCTTGAACACGGCAACGGTGAAATCGACGCCCATACCGAAGCCCTTATTTTTGCCGCATCACGGGCAGCCCATGCCCACCAGCTTATTCGCCCGTGCATTGAGCGCGGTGAAGTGGTGCTGTGCGATCGCTACATTGATTCTTCTGCTGCCTACCAAGGCGCCGGGAGGGGTCTAGGAATAGACACCATCGTAGATCTCAGTCGCTGGGCAACCAACGACCTCACCCCTGACCTCACCATTGTTCTTGATGTTCCCTTAGCGGTTTCGCGCGAACGCGCCGGTGCGCGGGGGGCTGCAGATCGTATGGAATCGGAATCTGATGATTTCCATGCTGCCCTGAGCGATACCTTTATTCAGCGGGCGGCAGCTGACCCCGCTCGTTACGTGGTTATCGATGCTACCGGCACCCTGGATGATGTTCACCTGCGCGTTCTTGACGCTGTTTCTGCACCTTTAGGGTTGGGCGCATGA
- a CDS encoding phosphomannomutase/phosphoglucomutase, translating to MTTVDLNASFKAYDVRGIVGDTITAETVRATGAAFVDVLGLAGQKVLVGADMRPSGPEFMDAFAEGATARGANVVKIGLISTDELYFACGVENAAGVTFTASHNPAEYNGMKMAKAGAVPISSETGLFDVRDLAQKYLNDGEITAVETTGTVSEKDFLKSYAEYLRKLVDLSGIRPLKVVVDAGNGMGGMTTPAVLGDTILPGLPLEIVPLYFELDGTFPNHPANPLEPANLVDLQKSVVKHGADIGLAFDGDADRCFVIDEKGEPVTPSAITALVAERELKRAQAEGNDEPVIIYNLITSKAVPELVEKLGGHAIKTRVGHSFIKAVMAEESGVFGGEHSAHYYFKDFFNADTGMLAAMHVLAALGEAETPLSKLGAQYSPYISSGEINSEIEDKKGAVDRVRALYADNTDVTVEDSDGTTFSNAAEGWWANLRPSNTEPFLRLNLEAPDTATMERVRDEILAEVRK from the coding sequence ATGACTACAGTAGATTTAAATGCTTCTTTTAAGGCATACGATGTGCGTGGTATCGTCGGCGATACCATCACCGCTGAAACCGTTCGCGCAACAGGCGCTGCCTTTGTTGATGTTCTCGGTCTTGCAGGCCAGAAGGTGCTGGTGGGTGCTGATATGCGACCCTCAGGTCCGGAATTCATGGACGCGTTCGCAGAAGGTGCAACCGCTCGCGGCGCTAACGTTGTGAAAATCGGTCTCATCTCGACCGACGAACTGTACTTCGCATGCGGCGTTGAGAACGCAGCCGGTGTCACTTTCACCGCTTCTCATAACCCTGCCGAGTACAACGGCATGAAGATGGCTAAGGCTGGCGCTGTGCCGATTTCATCAGAAACCGGTCTCTTTGACGTGCGCGACTTGGCGCAGAAGTACCTCAACGACGGCGAGATTACCGCTGTTGAAACTACCGGCACCGTTTCTGAAAAAGACTTCCTGAAGTCCTACGCAGAATACCTGCGCAAGCTGGTTGATCTCTCTGGCATTCGTCCGCTCAAGGTTGTAGTGGATGCGGGTAACGGCATGGGCGGCATGACCACCCCCGCTGTTTTGGGCGACACTATTCTGCCCGGTCTACCCCTTGAGATTGTGCCCCTCTACTTTGAGCTAGACGGCACCTTTCCCAACCACCCCGCCAACCCGCTTGAGCCTGCCAACCTGGTTGATTTGCAGAAGTCAGTTGTTAAGCACGGTGCTGATATTGGCTTGGCTTTTGACGGCGACGCTGACCGCTGCTTCGTTATTGACGAAAAGGGCGAGCCTGTCACCCCCTCAGCTATTACTGCTTTGGTTGCTGAGCGTGAGCTCAAGCGTGCCCAGGCTGAAGGCAATGATGAGCCCGTTATTATTTACAACCTGATTACCTCAAAGGCTGTACCCGAACTCGTTGAGAAGCTGGGCGGACACGCTATCAAGACCCGCGTGGGTCACTCCTTCATCAAGGCTGTTATGGCAGAAGAAAGCGGCGTTTTTGGTGGCGAGCACTCAGCGCACTACTACTTCAAGGACTTCTTCAACGCTGATACCGGCATGCTCGCTGCGATGCACGTGCTGGCAGCTCTCGGTGAGGCTGAGACCCCGCTGAGCAAGCTCGGTGCTCAGTATTCCCCCTACATTTCATCGGGCGAGATCAACTCAGAAATTGAAGATAAGAAGGGTGCGGTTGACCGCGTCCGCGCGCTCTACGCTGATAACACTGATGTGACCGTTGAAGATTCAGACGGCACCACCTTCTCTAACGCTGCTGAGGGCTGGTGGGCGAACCTGCGTCCGTCCAACACCGAGCCTTTCCTGCGTCTGAACCTGGAAGCTCCCGATACCGCGACCATGGAACGTGTACGCGACGAGATTCTAGCTGAGGTACGCAAGTAA
- a CDS encoding globin domain-containing protein yields the protein MLSEKSRPVIEATLPVIAERINYITPEFYKRMFAARPDLMDGMFSRSSQLEGTQPKALAGSIAVFASWIVANPDSYPDEVLSRVAHKHAALGLKEEEYPTVYKYLFEAIAADLGDAATPEVAEAWTEVYWLMADALIKLEKGLYASQANDVMFAPFKVVAREETGEKTLVLTFEPADETPMTEAVAGQYVSIITKARDGLRQPRQFTLLPAKKNQRRVAIKLDEQGEMTVILHELQNGDLVEISNPYGDVTLGSFGDNPESPLYLFSAGIGITPMLAFVSELAAEGSAREVVAVHADRTASSWPLKDEYTAAVEKLENGKLVSFLGDGSGDFEGRVDVSKLDVPSNASVYLCGPLPFMQATRSALVEAGVPGQQIQYEIFGPDQWMLHDQARTA from the coding sequence GTGCTTTCAGAAAAGTCCCGCCCCGTCATCGAGGCAACCCTGCCCGTGATCGCTGAGCGCATCAACTACATCACCCCCGAGTTCTACAAGCGCATGTTTGCAGCTCGTCCTGATCTCATGGACGGTATGTTCTCACGCTCATCTCAGCTTGAGGGTACCCAGCCTAAGGCGCTGGCAGGGTCAATCGCTGTCTTCGCGTCCTGGATTGTCGCTAACCCCGACTCATACCCCGACGAAGTTCTTTCCCGCGTAGCTCACAAGCACGCAGCCCTGGGCCTCAAAGAAGAGGAATATCCCACTGTTTATAAGTACCTCTTTGAAGCTATTGCCGCTGACTTGGGTGATGCTGCTACCCCCGAGGTCGCTGAGGCATGGACAGAGGTGTACTGGCTGATGGCAGATGCCCTTATCAAGCTCGAAAAGGGTCTCTATGCATCTCAGGCAAACGACGTCATGTTCGCCCCTTTCAAGGTGGTTGCCCGCGAAGAGACCGGCGAGAAGACTCTCGTGCTGACTTTCGAGCCTGCCGATGAAACCCCCATGACTGAGGCGGTTGCCGGTCAGTACGTTTCAATCATCACCAAGGCTCGTGACGGTCTGCGTCAGCCCCGCCAGTTCACCCTGCTGCCCGCTAAGAAGAATCAGCGTCGCGTTGCAATCAAGCTCGATGAACAGGGCGAGATGACCGTTATTCTGCACGAACTGCAGAACGGTGACCTTGTAGAAATTTCTAACCCCTACGGCGATGTTACCCTCGGTTCGTTCGGTGACAACCCCGAGTCACCGCTTTACCTCTTCAGCGCAGGTATTGGTATCACCCCCATGCTGGCTTTTGTTTCTGAGCTTGCTGCTGAGGGTTCTGCACGTGAGGTAGTGGCGGTTCATGCTGATCGCACCGCTAGCTCATGGCCCCTCAAAGACGAGTACACTGCCGCTGTTGAGAAGCTAGAAAACGGCAAGCTGGTCTCCTTCTTGGGCGATGGCTCAGGCGACTTTGAAGGTCGCGTAGACGTTTCAAAGCTCGATGTTCCCTCCAACGCTTCTGTTTATCTGTGCGGTCCGCTGCCTTTCATGCAGGCAACTCGCTCAGCACTGGTAGAAGCTGGTGTACCGGGTCAGCAGATCCAGTACGAAATCTTCGGCCCTGACCAGTGGATGCTGCACGACCAGGCTCGTACCGCCTAG
- a CDS encoding DNA polymerase III subunit delta', translating to MSVWEKLVGQEAVVAQLQRAAQKERPTHAWLFSGSAGAGRDTAALAFAAALLCDNEGARGCGICKSCLTVLSGSHADLTHFRTQNLTIKIEEARELITKAQDRPSVGRWRVMIVEDANRMPERTSNVLLKAIEEPPPHTIWLLTAPSPSDVLVTIRSRCRPVTLRIPPVTAIADLLTNSYGVNSAEAEDVARISQGNIDTALRLSVSHDAADARARRDFVVQIPLRLRTISTAMDAADKLMEHATNEAEADASARNDAELSALRQALGIAEGERVTPAMRSQVRQLEEDHKRRAKRIQTDTLDRFLVDLQTFYRDVLTLQLATGSQLVNARFVPQLQQYAQQVAPERTMAHLELVSKTRRRITTNASAKLMLEALMTGLMNV from the coding sequence ATGAGTGTCTGGGAGAAGCTAGTTGGTCAAGAGGCGGTTGTTGCTCAATTACAGCGCGCCGCCCAAAAGGAGCGTCCCACCCACGCTTGGCTGTTCAGCGGGTCGGCAGGGGCAGGCCGCGATACCGCTGCCCTTGCTTTCGCAGCGGCTTTACTGTGCGATAATGAAGGCGCACGCGGTTGCGGCATCTGTAAATCCTGCCTGACGGTACTCAGCGGATCGCACGCCGATCTCACTCACTTTCGCACGCAAAATCTCACCATCAAGATTGAAGAAGCCCGCGAACTCATTACCAAGGCGCAGGACCGCCCATCGGTGGGGCGCTGGCGCGTCATGATTGTTGAAGATGCCAACCGTATGCCCGAACGTACCTCTAACGTTCTGCTCAAAGCTATCGAGGAGCCGCCTCCGCACACTATCTGGCTGCTCACCGCCCCCAGTCCCTCCGATGTTCTGGTTACTATTCGCTCCCGCTGCCGCCCGGTGACCCTGCGTATTCCACCGGTAACAGCTATCGCAGATTTGCTCACGAATTCCTACGGCGTGAACAGCGCTGAAGCCGAGGACGTCGCCCGCATCTCCCAGGGAAACATTGATACCGCCCTGCGCCTCTCTGTTAGTCACGACGCTGCGGACGCACGTGCCCGCCGGGACTTCGTTGTGCAAATTCCTCTGCGCCTACGCACTATCTCAACGGCAATGGACGCCGCCGACAAGCTGATGGAGCACGCTACCAACGAAGCAGAGGCGGACGCATCCGCCCGCAATGACGCCGAACTTTCAGCCCTGCGACAGGCACTGGGTATCGCTGAAGGCGAGCGCGTCACCCCTGCGATGCGCTCGCAGGTGCGGCAGCTGGAAGAGGACCACAAACGTCGTGCCAAGCGTATTCAAACGGATACGCTCGATCGTTTTCTGGTGGATCTGCAGACCTTCTACCGCGATGTGCTGACCCTGCAACTGGCAACCGGTTCGCAACTCGTTAACGCCCGTTTTGTCCCGCAGTTACAGCAATACGCTCAGCAGGTAGCTCCTGAACGGACCATGGCGCACCTTGAACTCGTCAGCAAAACTAGGCGGCGCATCACCACCAATGCTAGTGCCAAGCTTATGCTCGAGGCGCTCATGACAGGTCTCATGAACGTCTAG